In Procambarus clarkii isolate CNS0578487 chromosome 13, FALCON_Pclarkii_2.0, whole genome shotgun sequence, the following are encoded in one genomic region:
- the LOC123757193 gene encoding deoxynucleoside kinase — protein sequence MWRFVSRIRGVSLRLPNKLTPEGAKYEPCGPDDCTLKDIKPRDEGRPKFTVCIEGNIGSGKSTLLNYLSKFREVEVLDEQIDKWRSVKGNNLLELVYRDPARWSYLFQSYVQLTMAESHAMSTAAPVKLLERSIHSARFCFVENLYLSGKMSESEYHVYCEWYKWLTEYFDCRVDLVVYLRTDPRLVYARAKSRARVEEQEVPLKYFEDLHKRYEEWMCEERFPLPAPVFVLDANDDLPSMYRKYKLFTHAILNNKSFLASLV from the coding sequence ATGTGGCGGTTTGTCTCGAGGATCCGTGGTGTGTCCCTCAGACTGCCAAATAAGCTGACCCCTGAGGGTGCAAAATATGAGCCCTGTGGCCCAGATGATTGTACCCTGAAGGATATTAAACCAAGGGATGAGGGTAGACCAAAATTTACGGTGTGCATTGAAGGAAACATTGGAAGTGGAAAGTCGACTCTCCTCAATTACTTGTCAAAGTTTCGCGAGGTTGAGGTTCTGGACGAACAGATAGACAAATGGCGAAGTGTGAAAGGCAACAACCTCCTCGAGCTGGTGTACAGAGACCCTGCCCGCTGGTCGTACCTATTCCAGAGCTACGTGCAGTTGACCATGGCAGAGTCGCATGCCATGTCGACGGCAGCACCAGTTAAGCTCTTGGAAAGGTCCATCCATAGTGCTCGCTTTTGTTTTGTGGAGAACTTGTACCTCAGTGGGAAGATGAGCGAGTCGGAGTACCATGTGTACTGTGAATGGTACAAGTGGCTAACGGAATATTTTGACTGTCGTGTTGATCTCGTCGTTTATCTCAGAACTGACCCTCGACTTGTTTATGCCAGGGCAAAAAGTCGTGCCAGGGTGGAGGAACAGGAAGTACCGTTGAAGTATTTTGAAGATCTACACAAACGATATGAAGAATGGATGTGCGAAGAAAGATTCCCACTTCCGGCTCCAGTTTTTGTCCTTGATGCTAATGATGATTTACCAAGCATGTATAGGAAATATAAACTATTCACTCATGCAATACTGAACAACAAATCTTTCCTTGCCTCCCTTGTGTAA
- the SmD2 gene encoding probable small nuclear ribonucleoprotein Sm D2 isoform X1, with product MFTCTTQKRRSDLNPEELAALEKEEFATGPLRILNESVQNNTQVLINCRNNKKLLGRVKAFDRHFNMVLEQVTEIWMEQPKTAKGQKKAKPVNRERYIQKMFLRGDSVIIVVKNPLGSQQSA from the exons ATGTTTACATG TACTACACAAAAGCGTCGCAGTGATCTCAACCCAGAAGAGCTGGCAGCTCTTGAGAAAGAGGAGTTTGCCACAGGGCCACTGCGCATCTTAAATGAATCTGTTCAAAATAATACACAG GTTCTTATAAATTGTCGGAACAATAAAAAGTTATTGGGAAGAGTGAAGGCATTTGACCGGCACTTCAATATGGTGTTAGAGCAAGTGACAGAGATCTGGATGGAACAGCCCAAGACAGCCAAGGGTCAGAAGAAGGCAAAGCCTGTTAACCGTGAAAG GTATATCCAGAAGATGTTTCTGCGAGGAGACTCTGTGATAATTGTCGTGAAGAATCCTCTTGGTAGTCAGCAGAGTGCATAA
- the SmD2 gene encoding small nuclear ribonucleoprotein Sm D2 isoform X2: MSTTQKRRSDLNPEELAALEKEEFATGPLRILNESVQNNTQVLINCRNNKKLLGRVKAFDRHFNMVLEQVTEIWMEQPKTAKGQKKAKPVNRERYIQKMFLRGDSVIIVVKNPLGSQQSA; this comes from the exons ATGTC TACTACACAAAAGCGTCGCAGTGATCTCAACCCAGAAGAGCTGGCAGCTCTTGAGAAAGAGGAGTTTGCCACAGGGCCACTGCGCATCTTAAATGAATCTGTTCAAAATAATACACAG GTTCTTATAAATTGTCGGAACAATAAAAAGTTATTGGGAAGAGTGAAGGCATTTGACCGGCACTTCAATATGGTGTTAGAGCAAGTGACAGAGATCTGGATGGAACAGCCCAAGACAGCCAAGGGTCAGAAGAAGGCAAAGCCTGTTAACCGTGAAAG GTATATCCAGAAGATGTTTCTGCGAGGAGACTCTGTGATAATTGTCGTGAAGAATCCTCTTGGTAGTCAGCAGAGTGCATAA